The Paraburkholderia sp. ZP32-5 genome includes a window with the following:
- a CDS encoding ShlB/FhaC/HecB family hemolysin secretion/activation protein has product MLALVAGVTAVHGFAQTPPGLPNAAALGSVPTRVEQDPAQRLLQERRDRQRRDEIQQSPAEIEVAQPTVVNLPEGADVETLPDVEPMFRIDHIEFTGDTVLGAAELDRIAAPFIGRMLGRNRINLLLRRVTEAFIARGYITTRAYLGAQNLASGTLKINIVDGKVSAFTLNGHPLRPRDPNEPWYTTHGGGLLTDAGTAWAFGDSRGDVLRLPDLEQGVDQINRLRRNQAEIQILPGETPGDSVVAVTNHYGDRVFYDLGIDNYGSSQTGTLRYRAGVEADNLIGLQESLSFNFVGTQDSNAVLFSAAVPYGYQTFSYTTSLSEFQQIISDVALLQGRTFSQILGWNDVLTRSRTGRTSVDVTLTKMRTERSVNGIDLMPQDLTVLRVALNGLRRFVAHDQAAAATWDVGVSEGLPWLSASHDATDIDESDAHSQFTKFDATATLQVALGSLAGTQWTYRGTLHGQYSGTAMFSNEQIFLGGMDSVRGFTEGGIAGDSGFYLRNEAAWENVPPWHDVHLEPYAFIDGGKSHLVAQGGWPTLMGTGVGARMQWRHNTQTVTSEVLLGQALLQPAALGKKAAVLLATLNWSL; this is encoded by the coding sequence ATGCTCGCATTAGTCGCTGGTGTCACCGCGGTGCACGGATTCGCGCAAACGCCACCAGGTTTGCCGAACGCCGCCGCGCTGGGCAGTGTGCCCACGCGCGTCGAACAGGACCCGGCTCAACGGCTGTTGCAGGAGCGACGCGACCGCCAGCGGCGCGACGAGATTCAGCAGTCGCCTGCCGAGATCGAAGTTGCGCAGCCGACCGTAGTCAATCTGCCCGAGGGCGCCGACGTCGAGACGTTGCCCGATGTCGAGCCAATGTTCAGGATCGACCACATCGAATTCACCGGCGACACCGTGCTTGGCGCGGCTGAACTTGACCGGATCGCTGCGCCCTTCATCGGCAGGATGCTTGGCCGTAACCGCATCAATCTGCTGCTGCGCCGCGTGACCGAAGCATTCATCGCAAGAGGCTATATCACGACTCGAGCCTATCTTGGCGCGCAGAATCTCGCATCGGGCACGCTGAAAATCAATATTGTCGATGGCAAGGTGTCGGCCTTTACTTTGAACGGCCATCCTCTGCGTCCGCGCGATCCCAACGAGCCGTGGTACACGACGCATGGTGGCGGTCTATTGACCGATGCAGGGACCGCGTGGGCGTTCGGCGACAGCCGCGGCGACGTATTGCGACTGCCGGATCTCGAGCAGGGCGTCGACCAGATCAACCGCTTGCGCCGCAACCAGGCCGAGATCCAGATTTTGCCGGGAGAGACACCCGGTGATTCGGTGGTGGCCGTGACCAACCATTATGGCGATCGCGTTTTCTACGACCTCGGCATCGACAACTATGGCAGTTCGCAAACCGGCACGCTGCGCTACCGGGCGGGCGTTGAAGCAGACAACCTGATCGGCTTGCAGGAGTCGCTGTCGTTCAATTTTGTCGGCACTCAGGACAGCAACGCGGTGCTGTTTTCCGCCGCCGTCCCATATGGTTATCAGACCTTCAGCTATACGACATCGCTATCCGAATTCCAGCAGATCATCAGCGACGTCGCATTGCTGCAAGGCCGCACGTTCAGCCAGATTCTCGGTTGGAACGATGTGCTGACCCGCTCGCGCACCGGACGCACCAGCGTTGACGTGACGCTGACCAAAATGCGCACTGAGCGTTCGGTGAATGGCATTGATCTGATGCCGCAGGATCTCACGGTGCTACGTGTTGCGCTGAATGGCCTGCGCCGGTTCGTCGCGCACGATCAGGCGGCAGCCGCGACGTGGGACGTCGGCGTTTCGGAAGGTTTGCCGTGGCTATCCGCCAGTCACGACGCCACCGACATCGACGAGTCCGATGCGCACAGTCAGTTCACCAAATTCGATGCGACTGCCACGTTGCAGGTCGCACTCGGTAGCCTGGCCGGTACGCAGTGGACCTATCGCGGCACACTGCACGGCCAGTACAGCGGCACGGCGATGTTCAGCAACGAGCAGATCTTCCTGGGCGGTATGGATTCGGTGCGTGGTTTCACTGAAGGCGGCATCGCCGGCGATAGTGGTTTTTATCTGCGCAATGAAGCCGCGTGGGAGAACGTGCCGCCGTGGCATGACGTACATCTGGAGCCATACGCATTCATCGATGGCGGCAAATCGCATCTGGTCGCTCAGGGTGGCTGGCCGACGCTTATGGGTACCGGCGTCGGAGCGCGCATGCAATGGCGCCACAACACGCAGACCGTCACGAGCGAGGTGCTGCTCGGACAGGCCTTGCTTCAACCGGCCGCACTAGGAAAAAAAGCCGCGGTGCTGCTCGCCACACTCAACTGGTCACTTTGA
- a CDS encoding two-partner secretion domain-containing protein, translating into MEDRYYSRLSRYGGGRIAYGVACLLACLNIAVPVTVQAAGIAADGSTATTVSTAANGHQTVNIAPTFAGVSNNRYSSFSVGAAGASLNNVGINARTIVNQVTSTAPSVISGQIDVLGSRANVILANPNGITINGGSFVNTGRVALTTGQVSFKDTVPVAGLPERDIVLDTSTGTIVVGPQGLVSALIGLDMIAKNVQINGPLTNTFTSQTANARIVAGNSNLTLNTAVSPGDNSNDWLTLSQTTSPAIASSFAIDITAAGSLSSGRVQLIVTDKGPGVRSAGPMNATLGDFTLSSNGSVQFSNTTLTAQNNLDLQAKDSVALSDTALKASGGSATLNATGAVSLTGSSILANTGIDVSGAGIALTQDAAAQSVIGSGTSGVVLTSIGDITSIGSLIQGQQKNTLDTASLGAVTLNATGNVLNQSTPDGQLAVMFGVDGDLSVTAGGSVTNQNARMLSNKALTITAGGDVNNIVDHSDGTNGGAPVSYSDRSWRLLFVEHRESGFDVDYGAIADPSKLSYITADDGNLTLSGQNVTNVGGSILANNGSIAIVARDALLTQAVFTGQASYRESCFIFCSSTSSSTVQAFGGVIEAAQDITLNAGSQITNTGGTVLAVNALTVDAPKTLAQAVPGYSAINSSHDLKAWFGNSWSAIFATDTGGLFSAGTGQVKLTGEADIDGGAFEAPDGINAAGGVNTIRTPYRAPVTIGNHNHLGLVSWLGL; encoded by the coding sequence ATGGAAGACCGATACTATTCCCGTCTCTCAAGATATGGGGGAGGGCGCATTGCGTATGGCGTTGCCTGCTTATTAGCCTGTCTGAATATTGCTGTGCCGGTTACCGTTCAGGCGGCAGGCATTGCCGCGGATGGTAGTACGGCGACTACTGTGTCGACGGCTGCGAATGGCCATCAAACGGTCAACATCGCTCCGACCTTTGCCGGCGTATCGAATAATCGCTACAGCAGTTTCAGCGTCGGCGCGGCTGGAGCTTCGCTGAACAACGTCGGCATCAACGCGCGCACCATCGTCAATCAGGTCACCAGTACCGCTCCCAGTGTGATCAGCGGTCAGATCGACGTGCTCGGGTCGCGTGCGAACGTGATACTGGCGAATCCCAACGGCATCACGATTAACGGCGGTTCATTCGTCAACACGGGCCGTGTCGCGCTAACCACCGGACAGGTCAGCTTCAAGGACACCGTCCCGGTGGCCGGTCTTCCCGAGCGGGACATCGTGCTCGACACGAGCACCGGCACCATCGTCGTCGGTCCGCAGGGACTGGTGAGTGCACTGATCGGGCTCGATATGATCGCCAAAAATGTGCAGATCAATGGGCCACTCACCAATACTTTTACGTCGCAGACGGCCAATGCTCGCATCGTGGCCGGCAACAGCAACCTCACGCTGAACACGGCGGTTTCTCCGGGCGACAACAGCAACGACTGGCTGACGCTGAGTCAGACGACAAGTCCCGCAATAGCCAGTTCATTCGCGATCGACATCACCGCGGCCGGCAGCCTGTCCAGCGGTCGGGTCCAACTGATCGTCACCGACAAAGGTCCGGGCGTGCGCAGCGCCGGGCCGATGAACGCGACGCTCGGCGATTTCACGCTGTCGTCGAACGGCTCGGTGCAGTTCTCGAATACGACGCTCACGGCGCAGAACAATCTCGACTTGCAGGCGAAGGACAGCGTTGCCTTATCGGACACGGCTCTGAAGGCGAGTGGTGGTTCGGCGACGCTAAATGCGACCGGCGCCGTCAGCCTGACGGGGAGCAGCATACTCGCCAACACCGGTATCGACGTAAGCGGGGCGGGTATTGCGCTCACGCAGGACGCCGCGGCTCAATCAGTGATCGGCTCAGGCACCAGCGGCGTGGTGCTCACCAGCATCGGCGACATCACGAGCATCGGTTCGCTGATCCAGGGTCAGCAGAAAAACACGCTGGATACGGCATCGCTCGGCGCGGTTACGCTCAATGCGACGGGCAATGTGTTGAACCAGTCGACACCGGATGGCCAACTCGCGGTGATGTTCGGCGTGGACGGCGATCTCTCGGTGACTGCCGGCGGTTCGGTGACCAACCAGAATGCCCGGATGCTGTCGAACAAGGCGCTGACAATAACCGCGGGCGGTGACGTCAACAACATCGTCGATCATTCGGATGGGACTAACGGCGGCGCACCGGTTAGCTATTCGGACCGCAGTTGGCGACTGCTCTTCGTCGAGCACCGCGAAAGCGGCTTTGATGTCGACTACGGGGCGATTGCAGATCCATCGAAGCTGTCCTACATCACCGCTGACGACGGCAACCTGACCCTCTCCGGCCAGAACGTCACTAATGTCGGTGGCTCGATCCTCGCGAACAACGGCTCGATTGCAATCGTCGCGCGCGACGCGTTGCTGACACAGGCAGTGTTCACCGGCCAGGCATCGTACCGCGAGTCCTGCTTCATCTTTTGCAGTTCCACTTCGTCGAGCACGGTACAGGCGTTCGGCGGCGTGATCGAAGCTGCGCAAGACATCACGCTGAACGCGGGTTCACAGATCACCAATACGGGCGGTACGGTGCTTGCGGTCAACGCGCTGACAGTTGATGCACCCAAAACGCTTGCACAAGCGGTGCCCGGATATAGCGCGATCAATAGCTCGCACGATCTTAAAGCGTGGTTCGGCAATTCATGGTCGGCGATTTTTGCCACCGATACGGGCGGCCTTTTCAGCGCCGGCACGGGTCAGGTCAAGCTCACGGGCGAGGCGGATATCGATGGCGGTGCGTTCGAGGCGCCCGACGGCATTAACGCCGCAGGTGGCGTAAACACGATCCGCACACCGTATCGCGCGCCGGTCACGATTGGCAATCACAACCATCTCGGGCTCGTGTCGTGGCTCGGGTTATGA
- a CDS encoding peptidylprolyl isomerase: MKHSPLVVRVRNAALIIALGLAAGMPCAAHAATKPSTKPAIDKSVDAVAGPLPANAVARVNNVVITQEQLDQAVRALNAPDTPALRTAVKNQLIARELFYQAAEKQHYESRPQVVAAVEQAKTAAMTAAYLRDEVKPAQVTDADVKAKYDAITATLGENEYKPSAIAVKDADTAQTVLTQLKKGTDFAQLAKQYSQGPSAAQGGALNWVSFKTPIQPGNTQNWPQPLAEALVKLPQGGVSSAPVQVGDAYWILRVDEKRPTQVPQYDQIKDTLRKQLEQVALEKATAQVVVDLMKNARIQQQ; this comes from the coding sequence ATGAAACACAGTCCGCTCGTCGTCAGGGTTCGCAACGCCGCGCTGATCATCGCGCTCGGTCTTGCCGCCGGTATGCCATGTGCTGCTCATGCGGCCACCAAGCCCAGCACGAAACCCGCCATTGACAAGAGCGTGGATGCCGTCGCTGGTCCACTGCCGGCCAATGCCGTGGCACGCGTCAACAACGTCGTGATCACGCAGGAACAACTCGATCAGGCGGTCCGTGCGCTGAATGCTCCCGACACGCCGGCATTGCGTACGGCGGTGAAGAATCAGCTGATTGCGCGCGAACTGTTTTATCAGGCCGCCGAGAAGCAGCACTACGAATCGCGTCCGCAAGTTGTGGCCGCTGTCGAGCAGGCGAAGACGGCCGCGATGACCGCCGCGTATTTGCGCGACGAGGTCAAGCCGGCGCAGGTCACCGATGCCGACGTGAAGGCGAAGTACGACGCCATCACCGCGACGCTGGGCGAAAACGAATACAAGCCGAGCGCGATTGCCGTGAAAGACGCCGATACGGCGCAGACCGTGCTCACGCAACTGAAGAAGGGCACCGACTTCGCGCAACTCGCGAAGCAGTACAGCCAGGGCCCCAGCGCGGCGCAAGGCGGCGCGCTCAACTGGGTTTCATTCAAGACGCCGATCCAGCCTGGCAATACGCAGAACTGGCCGCAGCCGCTCGCCGAAGCGCTGGTCAAGCTGCCGCAAGGCGGCGTGTCGAGCGCGCCGGTGCAGGTCGGCGACGCGTACTGGATTCTGCGTGTCGACGAAAAGCGCCCCACACAGGTTCCTCAGTATGACCAGATCAAGGACACGTTGCGCAAGCAGCTTGAACAGGTCGCACTGGAGAAAGCCACGGCACAGGTGGTGGTCGATCTGATGAAGAACGCACGCATTCAGCAGCAGTAA
- a CDS encoding LysR family transcriptional regulator, whose translation MHGTALRYFLAVAQTGSLSGASGEIHVTISAISRKISALEAEVGTQLFERASHGMRLTPAGQLLQAHARRTVLESEAVLNQIAALRGPCLNEIRIAASESLAQIFLPEAMAEFRRHHKQTRFIMYVVRPSEAARRIADGEVDIAVNFTVEHARGVAVRHSWRSPVYAVMSSTHPLADRMSFFSQPVSDALVARLIQNAEFQSRNLQIQTLSERNLPPHVRAFIDLLKTRIDEADALTGT comes from the coding sequence ATGCACGGAACTGCACTTAGGTATTTTTTGGCGGTGGCGCAAACCGGCAGCCTGAGTGGTGCATCTGGAGAGATTCACGTCACCATCTCAGCTATCAGCCGGAAGATTTCAGCATTGGAGGCTGAAGTCGGAACGCAGCTATTTGAGCGCGCCTCGCACGGTATGCGACTGACCCCGGCTGGCCAGCTGCTGCAGGCGCATGCACGCCGGACGGTACTGGAGTCCGAGGCGGTGTTGAATCAGATCGCCGCGCTGCGTGGTCCATGTCTCAATGAGATTCGTATTGCGGCTTCGGAAAGTCTCGCGCAGATTTTTCTGCCGGAAGCGATGGCTGAATTCCGGCGCCATCATAAGCAAACCCGTTTCATCATGTACGTCGTTCGCCCGTCGGAAGCCGCCCGGCGTATTGCGGACGGCGAGGTCGATATCGCGGTGAATTTCACGGTGGAGCATGCTCGCGGAGTGGCGGTCAGGCATTCATGGCGATCGCCGGTTTATGCCGTGATGTCCAGCACGCATCCATTAGCCGACCGGATGTCGTTCTTCTCGCAACCAGTAAGTGACGCTCTGGTGGCCAGGCTAATTCAAAACGCAGAATTTCAGTCACGCAATCTGCAGATTCAAACGCTTTCGGAGCGCAACCTGCCGCCACACGTCCGCGCATTCATCGACTTGCTGAAGACCCGAATCGACGAGGCGGATGCGTTGACTGGAACGTAG
- a CDS encoding CC0125/CC1285 family lipoprotein, translating into MKLNIKKAVFAIAALAATAALTGCATPYQSEGLTGGYKDRQIDGQTLHVQFWGNGYSTQQLVHKYFLYRCAELTQQHGFKYFMVVPPAMTGALAPTGSLVRSSGFDHSMMQKTAYYVPIIIPSGGGGVTRHEESADIRMFNDDAVFSMKVAGWDAAEMLEQLGPFVHSNGQTARDIPQSWVFEPGKPKVRAQDLLPTAPKKDVAAGT; encoded by the coding sequence ATGAAGTTGAACATCAAGAAAGCGGTATTTGCCATTGCGGCGCTGGCAGCGACAGCAGCCCTGACGGGATGCGCCACTCCATATCAGTCGGAAGGTCTGACGGGCGGGTACAAGGACAGACAGATCGATGGCCAGACATTGCATGTTCAGTTCTGGGGCAATGGGTACTCGACGCAACAGCTGGTGCACAAGTACTTCCTGTACCGCTGCGCCGAGCTGACGCAACAGCATGGATTCAAATACTTCATGGTCGTTCCCCCCGCAATGACGGGCGCGCTTGCACCGACCGGCAGCCTGGTCCGCAGTTCGGGGTTTGACCACAGCATGATGCAAAAAACGGCCTACTACGTGCCAATCATCATCCCCAGCGGTGGTGGTGGAGTAACCAGACATGAGGAGTCGGCAGACATCCGGATGTTCAACGACGACGCGGTATTTTCCATGAAGGTCGCCGGCTGGGACGCGGCCGAGATGCTGGAACAGCTGGGCCCCTTCGTTCACAGCAATGGGCAGACAGCGAGGGACATTCCGCAAAGCTGGGTCTTCGAACCTGGCAAGCCCAAGGTACGCGCGCAAGACCTGTTGCCCACCGCGCCAAAGAAGGACGTCGCCGCGGGAACCTGA
- a CDS encoding ImmA/IrrE family metallo-endopeptidase, which translates to MGFVYGDPIELQADYFAAGLSMPSSPFAKEAGQYSDGLSAIENLAEVCKTSLTASTIRSADATDAAIFTRAGAARRSV; encoded by the coding sequence GTGGGTTTCGTTTATGGTGATCCGATAGAACTGCAGGCAGATTACTTTGCTGCTGGTCTGTCAATGCCGTCGTCGCCTTTTGCAAAAGAGGCCGGTCAATACTCGGACGGCCTGAGCGCGATTGAGAACCTGGCCGAAGTTTGCAAAACCTCCCTCACCGCATCGACCATCCGCTCTGCAGATGCAACGGACGCCGCAATCTTCACCAGAGCCGGTGCGGCTCGGCGAAGCGTTTGA
- a CDS encoding methyl-accepting chemotaxis protein produces the protein MNFWQLTVKAKLTAGFGLIAAMVVVLSGLSLKSLGDANDRFANYVDGINARADMAAQIRTAEDRRAIAARNLVLVTKPSDIELEKAAVTLANADVQARMKQLNDMVADASDVTPQAREMIAEIGRIERIYAPIALAIVDAALNNRHDEAIVMLDDKCRPVLQQLVKATDDYARYTHIRATELVRKADERYNSQRNLLIAICLAALATAVVSGVQITRGLLITLGAEPAALSEAARRVAGGDLSPVQGAGQAPRGSVLASMGEMQASLVRLIGQVRLSADNIATGSNQIAAGNADLSSRTEQQAASLQETAASMEELTSTVKQNAENAQQASSLAANASDVSQRGSAVVGQVVVTMGAISQSSTRIADIIGIIEGIAFQTNILALNAAVEAARAGERGQGFAVVANEVRNLAQRSSGAAKEIRELITASVQKIHDGSALAADAGKTMGEVAQAIGRVTDIMSEIAAASQEQSRDIEQVNVAITQMDEVTQQNALLVEEAATASRSLEDQGQQLTLAVSFFRVAQAIDVPVSTFRNLGQGRPDSAKALSYR, from the coding sequence ATGAATTTCTGGCAATTGACGGTGAAAGCAAAACTCACCGCGGGTTTTGGTCTGATTGCAGCGATGGTCGTGGTGCTATCGGGCCTGTCGCTGAAGTCGCTGGGCGATGCGAATGACCGGTTCGCGAACTATGTCGACGGCATCAATGCACGTGCCGATATGGCGGCGCAGATTCGCACGGCCGAGGACCGACGCGCCATCGCGGCGCGCAATCTGGTGCTGGTCACAAAGCCGTCCGACATCGAACTCGAAAAGGCGGCCGTCACGCTGGCAAATGCGGATGTTCAGGCCCGGATGAAACAGCTCAACGACATGGTGGCCGATGCATCCGACGTGACCCCGCAGGCCCGGGAGATGATCGCCGAGATCGGCCGTATCGAGCGGATATATGCGCCGATCGCCCTGGCGATTGTCGATGCGGCGCTCAATAACCGGCACGATGAGGCCATCGTGATGCTTGATGACAAATGTCGTCCCGTGTTACAGCAACTCGTCAAGGCCACGGATGATTACGCGCGGTACACCCACATCCGTGCTACCGAACTCGTCAGGAAAGCCGATGAACGCTACAACAGCCAGCGCAACCTGCTGATCGCGATTTGCCTCGCGGCGCTGGCCACCGCAGTGGTCTCGGGTGTGCAGATCACACGCGGGCTGCTCATTACGCTGGGTGCCGAACCGGCTGCGCTCAGCGAAGCCGCACGGCGCGTTGCCGGCGGCGATCTAAGTCCCGTGCAGGGCGCCGGGCAGGCCCCGCGAGGCAGCGTGCTGGCATCCATGGGCGAGATGCAGGCCAGTCTCGTGCGACTGATCGGACAGGTACGGTTGTCCGCGGACAACATCGCGACCGGATCGAACCAGATCGCTGCGGGCAACGCTGACCTTTCATCGCGCACCGAGCAGCAGGCGGCTTCGTTGCAGGAAACGGCGGCGAGCATGGAAGAGCTGACTTCGACGGTGAAACAGAACGCCGAGAATGCGCAGCAGGCAAGCTCGCTGGCCGCCAATGCGTCGGACGTGTCGCAGCGGGGTAGCGCTGTGGTAGGGCAGGTTGTCGTTACCATGGGTGCGATCAGCCAGAGTTCAACGAGGATCGCGGACATCATCGGGATCATCGAGGGGATTGCGTTCCAGACGAATATCCTCGCGCTGAACGCGGCGGTCGAGGCGGCCCGCGCGGGCGAGCGGGGCCAGGGTTTTGCGGTGGTCGCAAATGAAGTGCGCAATCTCGCGCAGCGCTCATCCGGCGCGGCCAAGGAAATCAGGGAACTCATTACCGCATCGGTCCAGAAAATCCACGACGGCTCGGCGCTGGCTGCCGATGCCGGCAAGACCATGGGTGAGGTCGCCCAGGCGATCGGACGCGTGACCGACATCATGAGCGAAATCGCTGCGGCTTCCCAGGAGCAGAGCCGGGACATTGAGCAGGTCAACGTGGCAATCACGCAGATGGATGAGGTGACGCAACAGAACGCCTTGCTGGTCGAGGAAGCGGCGACAGCCTCGCGCTCGCTCGAAGATCAGGGGCAGCAGTTGACCCTGGCGGTGTCCTTTTTCCGTGTAGCGCAGGCTATCGATGTACCGGTGAGTACGTTCCGCAACTTGGGGCAGGGACGGCCGGACTCGGCGAAGGCATTGAGCTACAGGTGA